One Triticum dicoccoides isolate Atlit2015 ecotype Zavitan chromosome 4B, WEW_v2.0, whole genome shotgun sequence genomic window carries:
- the LOC119296177 gene encoding uncharacterized protein LOC119296177 codes for MKMFACFDQNRSGHLIIKYSERSDNVDVPCTPSNQTPSIALPSQPSRVIDEASVCLTDTYLDNPHEEYEHVGVDEEDQYSIGSVGSDSDDEVKEKDIPNNDYVEDSSDDEEWVAEDARPDAIPENAYDKENPPMHVGAKYPNIEEFRLAIATYAVKKEFEFKVEKSEPTRFRAYCRRAKKTDCKWRIHVGRLDDQETMDVKVHVQEHTCSSAKKKKKQKNASKAWVCEKVMDWVKEDPSVRPMELRRRLHDKYKINVQYMKVFRGKGLAVAKLFGNWDDSFDKLYAWKAEVEKRSPGSIVAIDHMEYDQKKYFIRMFVGLKPLCDGFLAGCRPYLAIDSTHLTGKYRGQLATACAVDGHNWLYPVVYGVIDSETTESWVWFLEKLRDAIGSPPGLAICSDAGKGIDTAIEQVFGYAEHRECMRHLIVNFKKKFHGKVFDDHLWPAAYSWTPRGFDYHMAAIEEKKAAAIAYLNKYHSRLWSRSKYSTSSKVDYVTNNLAECFNN; via the exons ATGAAAATGTTTGCCTGTTTTGATCAGAATAGAAGTGGCCATTTGATAATCAAATATTCCGAGAGAAGTGATAATGTTGATGTTCCATGTACTCCTTCGAACCAAACACCATCTATAGCACTGCCTAGTCAACCAAGTAGGGTCATTGATGAAGCTAGTGTATGCCTAACAGATACATATCTTGACAATCCGCATGAAGAATATGAACATGTTGGTGTAGATGAGGAGGACCAGTACTCAATTGGCAGTGTTGGTTCCGATAGTGATGATGAGGTCAAAGAAAAAGATATACCAAATAATGATTATGTTGAGGATAGCAGTGATGATGAGGAATGGGTTGCAGAAGATGCTAGACCGGATGCTATTCCAGAAAATGCTTATGACAAAGAAAACCCGCCAATGCATGTTGGCGCAAAGTACCCCAACATTGAAGAGTTTAGGTTGGCAATTGCTACATATGCTGTAAAGAAAGAGTTCGAATTCAAGGTTGAAAAAAGTGAACCTACTCGATTCAGGGCTTATTGTCGCCGGGCAAAGAAGACGGATTGTAAATGGAGAATTCATGTTGGGAGGTTGGATGACCAAGAAACTATGGAT GTCAAAGTTCATGTGCAGGAGCACACTTGTTCTagcgcaaagaagaaaaagaagcagaAAAATGCTTCAAAGGCATGGGTGTGTGAGAAAGTCATGGACTGGGTAAAAGAAGATCCTAGTGTTCGGCCGATGGAGTTACGGAGGAGGCTACATGACAAGTACAAGATCAACGTCCAATACATGAAAGTATTCCGTGGCAAAGGGCTAGCAGTGGCTAAGTTGTTTGGTAACTGGGATGATTCTTTTGACAAGCTATATGCTTGGAAAGCTGAGGTTGAGAAGAGGTCTCCTGGAAGCATAGTTGCGATTGACCACATGGAGTATGATCAGAAAAAATATTTCATACGGATGTTTGTTGGGCTGAAGCCTTTGTGCGATGGATTCTTGGCTGGCTGCAGACCTTACTTGGCGATAGATAGCACTCATTTGACAGGCAAGTACAGAGGCCAATTAGCTACTGCTTGTGCCGTTGATGGGCATAATTGGTTGTATCCTGTAGTCTATGGAGTTATTGACTCAGAAACTACTGAAAGTTGGGTGTGGTTTTTGGAGAAGCTTCGTGATGCTATTGGCTCTCCCCCTGGTCTAGCTATATGTTCAGATGCGGGAAAAGGGATTGACACTGCAATCGAACAGGTCTTTGGGTATGCTGAACATAGAGAATGCATGCGACATTTGATTGTGAACTTCAAGAAAAAGTTTCATGGTAAAGTTTTTGATGATCATTTGTGGCCGGCTGCTTATTCATGGACTCCTCGAGGGTTTGACTATCACATGGCAGCcatagaggagaaaaaggctgctgcAATAGCATATTTAAACAAGTACCACAGCAGGCTATGGTCAAGGAGCAAATATTCAACCTCCTCAAAAGTGGATTATGTGACAAATAATTTGGCCGAGTGTTTCAACAACTAG